The Ipomoea triloba cultivar NCNSP0323 chromosome 4, ASM357664v1 DNA segment GTTACACAACGAAGAATTGAACTCTGTTCCTTCCTTGCAAACCCCCTTCCACCTCTTCGGAATCTCCGGCATACCGTCGTCTCCAAAGCTCCTAGACTCCGGCCAAACGCCGGAGTCAATCACGCCTATTATCACATCCTCTCCGAACTTAGACGCCGGCCATAACCCCGTATTCGAATTAAGCTTCAGAAAGGTAGGAGTATACGTGGTTTGGAGCTCAAAGCTCCGGTCTTTATAAGCCGAAACAAATCCCGGAGACTTTTTCAGGGCTTCAAGTTCCAATTCCGATAACACAGCGCTAAAGCCGTGAAAAGCATGGGCGTAAGAGTAGACAAGCTTAGGCGGAGAGGAATGGCGGCCGCCGTCTAAAGAATTCACGGCGGCGGAGTACCAGTGGTGGTGGCTGGCAAAAGCGGTGGGCTTGGATGACGTGTCCATGTGGACAATGTAGGTTGATCTCTGCGCCGACAAGGATAACGGGAAAAGGTGAAGAGCGAAGAGAAGCCATGGGAGCAGAGAATTGTGTGAAGCCATTGGGTATTGCGTCAATGAAGGAAGCAAAGCAGCGCATGTTATAGGTAGTGTTTGTTTGCTTGGTCAACAATGGGGGCGGCGGCGGCCTCCGGCACCGGTGGCCGGAAGAATAATTATCTGTCAGTGTAGGTATTGTAGCTTTGGATAGATATAATGTGCTGGCACATTTTAATCACTCAACTTCTTCAACTGTACACTTTTAACTAACATTATTAGAGTAAGCTTAAAAGTTTGGctctaataataaattaataaaaatagcGTGATCAGATGAAagcaatactttttttttcaaaaataaaaaataaaaatgaaagcaATACTTAAAGCCACAAGTTCACTGTCTATTGACAAGTGGGATCTAACACTTTTCttgattacaatttacaatattCAATAGGATGTCAATTTAAATTTGTTCTCTTAATATCAACTTAAATTTACTTTGCATAGATGGATACAATTTTTCAAGATGATAATGGACATTGAGTTGAGGTGAGTAAAAGTAAACCTACAATGAGGTAGGTTGGATGAGAgttttaaatacaaaatctCCGTAGAACAACTCACTAGTTAATTCTACAAGTttatatgattaattttttactatttttagttctatactaataatattatttaaaaaatattaatattttagttattatatttgaatgttttaattattttatgttttaaaataactagtaaattttataattttattatgtgtaaattaCATAAATGTTATTATTTTGCGATGTCCCAAATACATACAAATCGATGGGTCAGATCGTATTCAGGTCTCTTTACAATCTACTTGTTGATTTAAGTCTTAAGCTCGATGAACGGCGTGAGGTCAGAGAATTCCGAGCTAAGGTGTGGTATGTGAAGATGCCAAAAAATCTCATCTCCTCGCATTAAATGTGGTATTTATAGGGGGGAAGGAGATACATGACGGGCTCTCGACATGCTTAGCTTGACACGCGTCCCACATGCAATCGACTAGCTCGGAAGCAACACTATGATACCAACGTGTTGCAATATGCCTAACTCGGGCAGAACCTCTCGACCTAAGAAGGTCAGTGTCGACTCTATGGCGGAACGAAGTCTACTATTGAAGAAGCATTTGCTCGGGTTTCACACTTAGGTCGGGTTGCTCAGCATCTTTAGGTCAATCAAGATTGAGAGCGATTCATCTCAGTCAGTGATCGGACCTAATACCGAGCAAGTATACGGTATGTATAGATAGTTATACCCGGAAGTATTCTCCATAACTTTTTATTGATGAATGAATATTCTCCCTCACTagtaatagaaaaaaaaaacataccatTCCAACCATATccatactctctctctctctttatgtaATGAAAACATGGACTGGCACCATCTGGTATAATTTTCACTATCACCAACATTACTTGTTTTTATTCGATTTCGAAAAACTTCTATACATTATTGGTATAATTGATCCAACATAGCAAAAGAActttaatgaatataattactACCCCGTATAGTTTACTTTATTACATATCACCCAACATGAATCTTAAAATAAAAGCATTGGCTTTATAGATGTTTATTATAGAAAACTCAGAGTATAAATAATTTGGTAGAATATTAAGAGACGTTACAGTGATTTTTATTGAGGTTGAAAGTGTCCATATcggtcttttttcttttatttatttgctttattttatagtaaaagaagttaaaagtgacttttagtgaaaaaaaatatttattcctaACCCATgtatgattaaataattaacttgctattttcaaaaaaaaataaaaaaattaacttgcTCGCATGGATAGCTCATTTGGTCATtgaagtttgagaagaaagatcACAACTTCTTGTGCCAAGTAAGTAAATGTAGTATGTGTTCAGTTGAGACCATAATTTACATTCTTTCAAATGTTTTATTGAGCCCTTGGGTTGGAGATCCAAttttttgggaagaaagtacGGGGTAATTAACTTTTATGGTGCAATAATGACCTTTCATTGAGAAAATTTAAATTGACTGTTATTGCAGAATTCTTGATTTAAATCCCAGTACAGTACAACATACGTGCAATGATTTAAATAGTTGACACAACATTGCTGCTTATATTCATTCCCAGACATCTACTGTATTTGACACAACAATTGGACTCCTAACCTTGTGATTACCATTCACTTCTACCCATGTAATCGACCCAACATTCTTGCTTTGATTCTCATCGCCTCTGTACCGTATCCTCAGACTGTAGCTCTGTTTCTCCATCTTCTTCGTAAACACCAATGTTGTAGGAGACACTGAGATTGTCGCGTTCTTGGGAACTTCCAGCTTTGCCTTGTATGTAGCCGCACCGGGACCAACATTTGTGAGAGTTCTCTTGAATGTCTGCACTATCCAGTTATAAACTCCGTTATCTCCTCCAAGAGGGTATAGAGCGATGAAGGACGGATAATTTAGATCTGGGTTTGAGTTGGAGCAGTTATGGGCGGCTGAAGATCTCGCGATGCTTTGGAATTGAGCTTGTGTGAAGTTCATGGCGCAGAGAAGATTAACGTAGTCTTGCGGGGTAGCGTCATAAACTAGGCCGGGATCAAGCGCGGCGTTGGGATCAACCAGGCCGGCACCCATGTCCAGCGGCGTGGCGGCAGCGTTGTTGTCGGAGTCTTTGATTGGTTTTCCGGTGTTGTCTACTGTGATCGCGGTGGTCATCATGGCAGACCTGATGGCGGAAGGGCTCCAATTTGGATGTGCCCCTTTCAGCATAGCCGCGATTCCGGCCGCGTGCGGGCAAGCCATGGAGGTTCCTGATATCATAGAATAATGCCTTTGTTATTTACTGTATAAGACCTGTCTCATGAGTTTCAATAGGTGAAACAGAtagaatatttgattaatgaatcaAATTTTTGAAGATGATACCAGTCTCACAAATTAAGACAAGAGgttttataatcaaatatatatgtttatatatttcataGCCTTTTATCACCTGATTCAAGATTGTAATCGGTGCCTAATTGAATGTTGGCTCCGATAGATGTGGCGAAGCTGTTAGGCGGATATGCGGCTAAGATCAACACTCCCGGCGCCAAGATATCCGGCTTCGAGATTCCTAGGTAGCTCCGAGAAGGGCCTCTGGAAGAGGAGGCGGCCACGGTCGGCGCCGGCTTGTGCCCGAAAAATGTTTCCTGGAAAGTGATGGTGGCGGATGGGTTATCGGCGGATTTGGCGTATTTGATGACTTGTTTGCCTTCTTTTGGGGTGATAACGGCGCCTGGGGTTGGGAATGTGGTGGAACGGAAAATCCCTGGATAGTCGTCGATGAAGATAGCGGCGCGGATACCGGCGTCCGTGACGTAGCGCATTTGGTCGGAGAAACCGTCCTCACTCTCCGGCTTCTCGCAGATGAGGATAGTGAATTGTGGCTCAGGGACTTGAGCCACCATTTCCGATGAACTGCAAGCGGAAATTGATTTGTTGTATAGCAAATTTACGTCTCTCACCAGTGCTCTCCCGGGGAATAAACTCCATCCCCTGATTTGTACCCCATTTCCTAGCGTCACTGTTCCGGCGAACCACCGGTCTGTTAATCCGGAACCGACCGTCAACATCCACGGCGCGGCGTTGTTTAATGTTCCGACGTTTGGACCGCTGTTTCCGGCGGAGCCGGAAACGAGAATTCCTTTCATCATAGCGCCAAAAGCGGCGATTGCGATGGTGTCTTCGTACAGGGGAATGAAACGGTAGCCAATGGAAATAGAGATGACGTCGACGCCGTCTGCGACGGCTTGGTCCAAGCCGGCTAGGAGGTCCGAAGTGTAAGCCCCTTCGTCCCAGCTGACTTTATACACCGCCAAACGAGCCCGCGGCGCCACTCCTTTCGCCGTGCCGGCGGCGTAGCCGAAATAGGAGACGTCTTGGACGTAATTTCCGGTGGCAGTTGACGCCGTGTGCGTGCCGTGACCGTCAGTGTCACGTGCGGAATTCATGGAGATATTTATCCCGGGATTCGCGGCGAGAACCCCGGCGTTAAAATAGTTAGCTCCAATCAGCTTTCTGTTACACAACGAAGAATTGAACTCTGTTCCTTCCTTGCAAACCCCCTTCCACCTCTTCGGAATCGCCGGCATGCCGTCATCTCTAAAGCTTCTAGACTCCGGCCAAACGCCGGAGTCAACCACACCGACGATCACATCCTCGCCGAACTTCGACGCCGGCCATAGCCCCGTCTCCGAATTAAGCTTCAAAAAGCTAGGAGTATACGTCGTTTGCAGCTCAAACGTCCGATCTTTATAAGCCGAAACAAATCCCGGCGACTTCTTCAACGCCTGAAGTTCCTCCTCCGACAACACAGCGCTAAAGCCGTGAATCACATTGTCGTAGGAGTACACAAGCTTGGGCCCGCCGCCGAGAGAATCAACGGCGGAGGAGTACCAGTGGTGGTGGCCGGAAAAGGCGGCGGGCATGAAGGACTTGTCCATGTGGACAATGTAGGTGGATCTCTGCTGCGCGGATAACGGGAAGATCTGAAGAGCAAAGAGAAGCCATGGGAGGAGAGAAACTGGAAAACCCATTGGATTTTGAAGTAAAGCCGAAGAAGAAACGAAATCAGGGGATATTATTATAGGGTTTGGTCAACATGGAAAGAAGTAAAAATCGGCGGCCATTCGCCATTGATCAAAGGTTGTTAGTTTAATCTGTGTCGGTGCGCTGCAGCCTTGGATTGATCATAGATAGCACCACACTCCAAAGGTGCCTTTTTCTTACTATAATATCAAGTTGTCAACTTGCTACTGCCCTTAACATTCTTTCaaattctttaatatatattttgtcatcCACTTTATTCCCCACCATATAAAAGTAATTGAGATCCTTAGTGTTAAAGGCATATGTTACAATTTTTCTCATTCACTCGAGTCCTAGGACAAGTTgaatctcatgacctctcatatgagagagtcaatatatgtcatctgagcacaaagtgtttgacagtatatatatatatatatatatataatgtcctAACGGCTTCTTGCTTAACTTCCCACTGAATTATCTCAATCACATTGCTGTTATCCATAGCCAATTTGTCCACATCAACCAAGCACATAAAGCATTAGAAAAAGTTGCATATAGTATACATAGTGCATCAATCATGGGGGTTTCTTGTCTCTGTGGACATGTTGACATGTTGTGAGGTGATTTCAAAtcctatcataataattaaagggCCACATGCATGCAAGGTGGGCCGTGCCATCTTAAATGGCCTCTAGATCAGATAATGTTTGTTGACCATAAGCACAAGAATAgccatttgtttgtaaattaTTGACGGGTTTGTTTATCctcaaatattaatttaaatacgTTGATGATATTTAAATAAGAGAAGTATGAGGATAAGTAATTAAGAATAGTTGTAGTATTATTCTACTACTAAAAGTGTTTGGTGAGCCCAGAACTTTGAGTACAAGTTTAGAGCACTAaataatattcttttaatttgttacgAATTAGATTCTTAATAGGTGTGAGGAATGGGTatttatacaataaaataaaatgcatagATAGTGAGACAATCACTTGAACAATATGATAATTTGGTAATACCAAAGACCAAAGTGACTTCTTGTTATATGAGTGACGGCAATGACACAAGACATTGAATTGAAACATGTCTTGtcatttactccgtattatatttgATGAAATGTACGTAGTCCAATTGTCTTCCAAATCTTGGGCCCGGACaattcattatttgataataattatttaattagtcCAAAAGATTGAATTAAATACAGTTATCTcaacaactattattttatttaaaaaataacaatatgtCAAAGAATTTATAGTCTAGTGACACctgacattaaaaaaataacaatatgtCAAAGAATTTATAGTCTAGTGACACctgacattaaaaaaataacaatatgtCAAAGAATTTATAGTCTAGTGACACCTAACATTAAAAGAATAACAATATGTCAAAGAATTTATAGTCTAGTGACACATGGCTGGCTGgttacactcccatatggaatGGGTGGATTCGAGTCTTAGTGAAGcgatagttatgaacagatactgcattgtaatatagtcagtagtactaaaaaaatatattgctattttcttttctttttctttttcttttcttttttattttttattttttatttttaggacACCTACTTTTTAAACCTAATCAATACATAGATGTTGCCGTGGGGACATTTCTGTTGATTTTCTTAAAGATAAGGAAATTGATAAGCTTGGAAGCTTTAGGCAGCAagcaaaattttgaatattacgtctttaatattaaaatatctaAATCTTCATCAAATATTCAATCTATATCTTCATCAAATAGTCAATCTAAATCTTcatcaaatattcaaatctaATGACAATTGAAATGTCAATTATAAAATGCATATAGTCTTCATgcaaataaaaacacaaattcaCAATTAGAAAATGTCAATGAGGGGCGGGGGATGTCTGTCCCTAACTAGGAACGAATACTACTAGTTTATCATCTGTCTCTGTTTTCTAAAATTTTCTGCCTTGAGAGAAATTGTCATTcttaaatttgattaaaaaaaaaaaaaggaatcttATGAGAGACTTCTCTAAAACATGAAAGTTAACTTGGGCTAAGGTTTACAAGTCCAAATAATTTGATTTCAAATTGGGCAACAAGTcaatgacaaattattctgATGGACATGAGCCCAAATTActcaatttacatattgaatgttcacaatttatacgagtccaaaatatacaatttacatactaaatgactaaatgttcacaaattatatactaaatgttcacaatttaaattgtaaatattcaatatataaattgtgaacatttagtatgtaaatggaCACCGGTCCACCCTTACAAGATGAACTCGAGTCCATGACATAACTATTGCAAGTAAATCTACACAACAATTTACTTCACTATAAGtatatctaattttattttctattcacAAGCAAGTGAAGCAGCATACATAACAGGACACTATAATTGGAacacaaattataattttaaaattttatataattaaattttctcaaaaaaaaaaaaaaagttgtattcCATATTCTGGAAATTTAATACGGGGAGTAatatgtttcaaaaaaatacgGGGAGTAATAattactatatttatatttaaaaaaaaaaaaagaaaagaaaaagtgatgGGTGGAGTGGTGGGTTTTGGAGATCCGGACCCGGCTTTTCCAATCAATTTGGGAAATTAGAGTAAAAAGCCCTAGTCTGAAATCTCAGATTGTAAGCAAGTAAAACCCTAGCTGCAGCAGGTAGGGAGAAAAATTCGATCAAAACCTTCAAAGACGACTTTAAAAGGTGATGTTTTCAAAGGCCAACAGAAGAAGAAGTCCGTCCATCCCTCCCAATCGCCATGAAATGTCCATACATATGCCCTCTATGTAAATTCATGTGGTCCTGATGAGAAGCTATTTTCGAACTTGAATTGAAGGGAAGAGAGGTGTGAAATCATCGAAAAACACAGATGTGGATCGTGTAAGTTTCTATTCTTTTGGGTTTCTTGTCAGTCCGTTGGCTTTCTTTACGTGAATACTATTGGGCTAATAGTGTTGATTTTCGTTACTTTATTGGCTTTTCGTGTATGCATTTGATCGGTTTTGGATGAATTGCAGTTTAATGTGCTTTatatatactgaaaaatgtagtTAATTTGCTGATAACTTTTTCAAGAGTACCAAAAGACGGAATTTCCAGGAAAATAGATCAACACGTGAATTTCAGTGTGTAAATGAAGCTTTACAAGGTCCTATTTATACATAGTAGCTAGGAAACATAGCCAcaagattcaaaatttgaaatcaaaggCTAAGACAAACATTCTCTATCTCCCTCTTGATTTTCTCTAACGAAGATGATATATGCAACATTGTGGGAAAAAAAAGTAAAGGATTCCCTAATGTTCCCCCATTCTTTTAGTATGAAATCATCCTCACTTTTTTGTGATCTGATTTGGAGGGATCTGCTTGTTTGAGATGCTGTTTACTTGACCTACTTACTGATTAGGGAAAAAAAGATCAAAGT contains these protein-coding regions:
- the LOC116016579 gene encoding subtilisin-like protease SBT3; this translates as MGFPVSLLPWLLFALQIFPLSAQQRSTYIVHMDKSFMPAAFSGHHHWYSSAVDSLGGGPKLVYSYDNVIHGFSAVLSEEELQALKKSPGFVSAYKDRTFELQTTYTPSFLKLNSETGLWPASKFGEDVIVGVVDSGVWPESRSFRDDGMPAIPKRWKGVCKEGTEFNSSLCNRKLIGANYFNAGVLAANPGINISMNSARDTDGHGTHTASTATGNYVQDVSYFGYAAGTAKGVAPRARLAVYKVSWDEGAYTSDLLAGLDQAVADGVDVISISIGYRFIPLYEDTIAIAAFGAMMKGILVSGSAGNSGPNVGTLNNAAPWMLTVGSGLTDRWFAGTVTLGNGVQIRGWSLFPGRALVRDVNLLYNKSISACSSSEMVAQVPEPQFTILICEKPESEDGFSDQMRYVTDAGIRAAIFIDDYPGIFRSTTFPTPGAVITPKEGKQVIKYAKSADNPSATITFQETFFGHKPAPTVAASSSRGPSRSYLGISKPDILAPGVLILAAYPPNSFATSIGANIQLGTDYNLESGTSMACPHAAGIAAMLKGAHPNWSPSAIRSAMMTTAITVDNTGKPIKDSDNNAAATPLDMGAGLVDPNAALDPGLVYDATPQDYVNLLCAMNFTQAQFQSIARSSAAHNCSNSNPDLNYPSFIALYPLGGDNGVYNWIVQTFKRTLTNVGPGAATYKAKLEVPKNATISVSPTTLVFTKKMEKQSYSLRIRYRGDENQSKNVGSITWVEVNGNHKVRSPIVVSNTVDVWE